In Zingiber officinale cultivar Zhangliang chromosome 1A, Zo_v1.1, whole genome shotgun sequence, a genomic segment contains:
- the LOC122015451 gene encoding alpha-humulene synthase-like isoform X2, translated as MERQSMVLVGGDEEEIIRKSAEYHPTVWGDYFIRNCSCLPLEKKEYMIKRVEELKERVRNLFEETRDVLQIMILVDSIQLLGLDYHFEKEITAALRLIYEADVENYGLYEVSLRFRLLRQHGYYLSPDVFNKFKDDKGRFLSALNGDAKGLLSLYNAAYLGTHEEMILDEAISFTKYQLESMLGELERPLATEVSLFLETPLYRRSRRLMVRKYIPIYQENLMRNDTILELAKLDFNLLQALHREEAKKITMWEPQAVNHVPEYLKDFYLKLLATCKDFEDELEPHEKYRIPYLREEIKGLSRCYFQEVQWGAEGYVPSVEEHLTVSWKSTGYPAITCASYVGMVEDATKEAFEWVASFPKILKSSSIICRLMDDITSHELEQERDHVASTVESYMKEYGTNVKVAREKLRVMVERAWKDLNEECLRSTQVARSLIEIILNLSRAMEDIHKYIDGYTNSNTRMKDHVSLILVESFPI; from the exons ATGGAGAGGCAGTCGATGGTCCTTGTTGGTGGTGATGAGGAAGAGATAATTCGTAAGTCAGCTGAATATCACCCTACTGTTTGGGGTGACTATTTCATCCGGAACTGCTCCTGTTTGCCCCTCGAAAAAAAG GAGTACATGATAAAGAGGGTGGAAGAGTTAAAAGAGCGAGTGAGAAACCTATTCGAAGAAACACGTGATGTATTGCAAATTATGATTTTGGTTGATTCGATTCAACTTCTTGGATTGGATTATCATTTTGAGAAAGAAATAACTGCGGCACTAAGATTGATTTACGAGGCTGATGTTGAGAATTATGGGCTTTATGAAGTTTCTCTTCGATTTAGATTGCTTAGGCAACATGGGTATTATTTGTCTCCAG ATGTTTTTAACAAGTTCAAAGATGATAAAGGAAGATTTTTGTCGGCCTTGAATGGAGATGCAAAGGGACTACTAAGCTTATACAACGCGGCTTATCTCGGAACACATGAAGAAATGATACTTGATGAAGCTATTTCTTTTACGAAGTACCAACTTGAATCTATGTTGGGTGAACTTGAACGACCTTTAGCAACAGAGGTGTCTCTTTTCCTTGAAACGCCACTATATCGAAGAAGTAGAAGACTCATGGTGAGAAAATATATACCTATTTATCAAGAGAATTTGATGCGAAATGATACTATATTAGAACTTGCAAAGTTGGATTTCAACCTACTACAAGCTCTTCATCGAGAGGAAGCGAAGAAAATTACAAT GTGGGAACCTCAAGCTGTCAATCATGTACCAGAATACTTAAAAGACTTCTATCTCAAGCTACTTGCGACTTGCAAAGATTTTGAAGATGAATTAGAACCCCATGAGAAATATCGCATACCATATCTTCGAGAGGAA ATAAAAGGTCTATCAAGATGTTATTTCCAAGAAGTACAATGGGGTGCGGAAGGATATGTGCCATCAGTCGAGGAGCATCTGACTGTTTCATGGAAATCCACCGGGTATCCTGCGATTACATGTGCCTCTTATGTAGGTATGGTAGAAGATGCAACAAAAGAGGCATTTGAATGGGTTGCTAGTTTTCCCAAGATCCTTAAATCCAGCAGTATAATTTGTAGACTTATGGATGATATAACTTCGCATGAG TTGGAGCAAGAAAGAGACCATGTCGCTTCGACAGTTGAAAGTTACATGAAAGAATACGGTACCAATGTAAAAGTGGCACGTGAGAAGTTGCGAGTGATGGTGGAGCGAGCATGGAAGGATTTGAACGAGGAATGCCTCCGTTCAACGCAAGTAGCTCGGTCTTTAATTGAAATAATATTGAACCTTTCAAGAGCCATGGAAGATATACACAAGTACATAGATGGCTATACTAATTCCAACACTAGGATGAAAGACCATGTCTCTCTCATATTGGTTGAATCCTTCCCTATTTAA
- the LOC122015451 gene encoding alpha-humulene synthase-like isoform X1, protein MERQSMVLVGGDEEEIIRKSAEYHPTVWGDYFIRNCSCLPLEKKEYMIKRVEELKERVRNLFEETRDVLQIMILVDSIQLLGLDYHFEKEITAALRLIYEADVENYGLYEVSLRFRLLRQHGYYLSPDVFNKFKDDKGRFLSALNGDAKGLLSLYNAAYLGTHEEMILDEAISFTKYQLESMLGELERPLATEVSLFLETPLYRRSRRLMVRKYIPIYQENLMRNDTILELAKLDFNLLQALHREEAKKITIWWNDLALAKSFKFARDRVVECYYWIVTMFFEPQYSRARVITSKAISLMSIMDDIYDNYSTMEESRLLTEAIERWEPQAVNHVPEYLKDFYLKLLATCKDFEDELEPHEKYRIPYLREEIKGLSRCYFQEVQWGAEGYVPSVEEHLTVSWKSTGYPAITCASYVGMVEDATKEAFEWVASFPKILKSSSIICRLMDDITSHELEQERDHVASTVESYMKEYGTNVKVAREKLRVMVERAWKDLNEECLRSTQVARSLIEIILNLSRAMEDIHKYIDGYTNSNTRMKDHVSLILVESFPI, encoded by the exons ATGGAGAGGCAGTCGATGGTCCTTGTTGGTGGTGATGAGGAAGAGATAATTCGTAAGTCAGCTGAATATCACCCTACTGTTTGGGGTGACTATTTCATCCGGAACTGCTCCTGTTTGCCCCTCGAAAAAAAG GAGTACATGATAAAGAGGGTGGAAGAGTTAAAAGAGCGAGTGAGAAACCTATTCGAAGAAACACGTGATGTATTGCAAATTATGATTTTGGTTGATTCGATTCAACTTCTTGGATTGGATTATCATTTTGAGAAAGAAATAACTGCGGCACTAAGATTGATTTACGAGGCTGATGTTGAGAATTATGGGCTTTATGAAGTTTCTCTTCGATTTAGATTGCTTAGGCAACATGGGTATTATTTGTCTCCAG ATGTTTTTAACAAGTTCAAAGATGATAAAGGAAGATTTTTGTCGGCCTTGAATGGAGATGCAAAGGGACTACTAAGCTTATACAACGCGGCTTATCTCGGAACACATGAAGAAATGATACTTGATGAAGCTATTTCTTTTACGAAGTACCAACTTGAATCTATGTTGGGTGAACTTGAACGACCTTTAGCAACAGAGGTGTCTCTTTTCCTTGAAACGCCACTATATCGAAGAAGTAGAAGACTCATGGTGAGAAAATATATACCTATTTATCAAGAGAATTTGATGCGAAATGATACTATATTAGAACTTGCAAAGTTGGATTTCAACCTACTACAAGCTCTTCATCGAGAGGAAGCGAAGAAAATTACAAT ATGGTGGAATGATTTAGCCCTAGCTAAATCTTTTAAATTTGCCCGTGATCGAGTGGTAGAATGTTATTATTGGATAGTTACAATGTTTTTTGAACCTCAATACTCTCGTGCACGAGTAATTACTTCTAAGGCTATTTCTCTTATGTCAATTATGGATGACATCTACGATAACTATAGCACAATGGAAGAGAGTCGGCTATTAACCGAGGCAATCGAAAG GTGGGAACCTCAAGCTGTCAATCATGTACCAGAATACTTAAAAGACTTCTATCTCAAGCTACTTGCGACTTGCAAAGATTTTGAAGATGAATTAGAACCCCATGAGAAATATCGCATACCATATCTTCGAGAGGAA ATAAAAGGTCTATCAAGATGTTATTTCCAAGAAGTACAATGGGGTGCGGAAGGATATGTGCCATCAGTCGAGGAGCATCTGACTGTTTCATGGAAATCCACCGGGTATCCTGCGATTACATGTGCCTCTTATGTAGGTATGGTAGAAGATGCAACAAAAGAGGCATTTGAATGGGTTGCTAGTTTTCCCAAGATCCTTAAATCCAGCAGTATAATTTGTAGACTTATGGATGATATAACTTCGCATGAG TTGGAGCAAGAAAGAGACCATGTCGCTTCGACAGTTGAAAGTTACATGAAAGAATACGGTACCAATGTAAAAGTGGCACGTGAGAAGTTGCGAGTGATGGTGGAGCGAGCATGGAAGGATTTGAACGAGGAATGCCTCCGTTCAACGCAAGTAGCTCGGTCTTTAATTGAAATAATATTGAACCTTTCAAGAGCCATGGAAGATATACACAAGTACATAGATGGCTATACTAATTCCAACACTAGGATGAAAGACCATGTCTCTCTCATATTGGTTGAATCCTTCCCTATTTAA